The Solidesulfovibrio sp. sequence TGGCTGCGCGGTTACGCGAAGAAGCACCCCCGCTGGGGCTACCGGCGCGCGTGCCACGACGCCCGCGGCGAGGGCTGGCAGGTCAACCACAAGAAGATCCAGCGGCTATGGCGCGAGGAAGGCCTACGCGTGCCCCAGCGACGTCGCCGTAAGCGCATCGGCTCCTCGACCACGGACGCCCCCAAGGCGTGCGCCCCGAACGTGGTGTGGGCCATCGACTTCCAGTTCGACGTCGACGAGGCCGGGCGTCCGATCAAAATCGCGTCGATCGTGGACGAGCACACCCGGGTCTGCCTCGGCGGCCTCGTGGAACGCTCCATCACCGCCGACCGTCTCACCGACCATCTCGACGACCTCGTTAAGCTGCACGGACCGCCCGCGGTCCTCAGAAGCGACAACGGGCCCGAGTTCATCAGCCAGGCGATCGCCGACTGGGCCGGCACCCGCACCGGCTTGTCGTACATCCCGCCCGGCTCGCCGTGGCTCAACGGCTACGTCGAGTCGTTCAACTCCCGCCTGCGCGACGAGTGCTTGAACATCAACAGCTTCTACTCACTGCTGCACGCCCAGGTCGTC is a genomic window containing:
- a CDS encoding IS3 family transposase (programmed frameshift), translating into MTNTRKRHTPEQVVRKLGQADRMLADGADVAAVCRELGVSEQTYYRWRNQYGGLKADDAKRLKELEKQNATLKRLLAEAELEKAALKELAGGKLLGPGRRRAAVAHLIAKMRVSERMACRLTGLSRSAYRRTLKADTVADPDAALREWLRGYAKKHPRWGYRRACHDARGEGWQVNHKKIQRLWREEGLRVPQRRRRKRIGSSTTDAPKACAPNVVWAIDFQFDVDEAGRPIKIASIVDEHTRVCLGGLVERSITADRLTDHLDDLVKLHGPPAVLRSDNGPEFISQAIADWAGTRTGLSYIPPGSPWLNGYVESFNSRLRDECLNINSFYSLLHAQVVIGDWKVEYNTVRRHSALGYLTPADYARHCTHEMEPDDSHRDRT